The following nucleotide sequence is from Trifolium pratense cultivar HEN17-A07 linkage group LG2, ARS_RC_1.1, whole genome shotgun sequence.
ACATACTCCTCCgattctttttataagagacccttcacatttttatattcattgaatagatgtattataaataaaatatattaatcaagattgtcagaaccggaccgatCATCGAATCGGCGAGCTCACcagttcaaggttcaattggtcggaccgggtttaatcggggtcgaaccgtttttagttaaatatatatattttaattaatatataaataaaaatatatgagtaactgctcaatatttcataatttcacacattaaaaagataaaatatcacaagtcaaaataaaataaaatttataattcaaaccaaatgaaaaacagatgaaaaacaaaaacatttcttattcctacgacgtcgttgttttgtttcagattttttttttaaaaaagaaaggttaaaacgacgtcgtgttgtcctttttttaaaaaaaaaaaaaaaatctgcaaaaccgcttgaaccgcctGACCGGTTCGtcggttcgaccccggttcacgcgtttttttgccggtcggtttcctgtccgttttttgctcaaaaccgaaccgttttcatgaccggttcacggtccgaccggccggtccggttttgataaccttgatattaattattcaataaacttGTACAAATGAATAGAGGGAGTACTTCACATTTTAGTCAACCAAAAATAATTAGGCTACTcaaccaaaaataattaatgactTAAAATCAAAAACTGATTAGGgttgtttttgttgttcctACAAACAGATAATTAAGCGTATTATTCAAAGTTTCCATTTCCTTCATCatttttgctttgaaaatcaACGATCAACGTTTGCTTTGTTACCTCAAATTAGTCACAGCACATCGAAATTCTAATGGAGCACGAGGAAGAGGAAGAGCCACCTCTTGCTGTTCAGATTCAATCACACGATGATGAATCCATTTCTCAACAATCTTCTGTTGGTGTCACTCTCATCACCGGTTATCTTGGTGCTGGAAAATCCACGGTAACAATCTTCTTTTCCCCTTAAagttctctctcttttttttaattttcgttTTCTTATTGGGTCATTGAATTTCAGTTGGTGAATCATATATTGAACTCTCAACATGGGAAGAGGATTGCTGTGATATTGAATGAGTTTGGTGAGGAAATTGGAGTAGAAAGAGCATTGATAAATGAAGGGGAAGGTGGTGCTGTTGTTGAAGAATGGGTTGAGCTTGCTAATGGCTGTATTTGTTGCACTGTTAAGCATAGTTTGGTTCAAGCACTTGAGCAGCTTGTACAGAGAAAAGAAAGGTAAAACTAAGACTAAATTATCATTTTACTCCCAAAACTTAATCCCTGAAATTGAACAATGTCACATACTCACATTCACTTCAGTAATTTTTCCAAGTTTAGCACCACAATTTGAAAGGTTCCTAGTGCGTTTGATctactataaaataatagacCGGACAAGGCAACTGCAATTgtgttgtactgtgtttgattttaaaactattattgAGACCGGACAAACTGGGGGGCTAGGGAGATCGGACAAAAAATTTTGTCCCTCACTCCTCATGAGAACTTTTTAACCCAGACACAAgctgtctaaaataccaaaataacttttttatccACAGAACATTgtcaaacaaaaagtttttcaaTAACTTAAAAAAGTTTGTCAAGTGTTGTTATGTCTTATAGTATTTTGTCTAGTACTTACCTTTTTGCCAATCAAACAGACCGTATATGCTTGTCTTGATGTAGCAAGAGACTGTTTAAGTCAATTTGTAGGTCTTTCATTGATTTTGATGAATGTTTACTAATGGTATATTTTGGTGGAGGAGAACTAAATTGATTGATGTTCTTTAACTTAAGGGACAAATTTGCTATTTTGTAAATTTAGGGGATTAAGTTGCTCGACCTTTACAATATCGATAACCAAAATACTCATTTAGTCGTAAAACAAACAAAGTATTCAAATTTTGAGGCATGGAAAAGTGAACCACCTTACTCGTAATGACAATTGCTGCATAGTGTTGTGGTTCACTTTCATCAAACCTCTTTTATTCTGTGATGAATTGATATAGTGTTCAACAAGGTGGGTTATATTTTAGCTCAATTAAGCATTTTTAGGCATATTTTGTGTGTGTAGGCTAGACCATATATTGCTGGAAACTACTGGTTTGGCTAATCCAGCACCTTTGGCATCTATTCTTTGGTTAGATGAACAGTTGGAATCTGACGTGAAGCTTGATTCTATCGTCACTGTAAGTAATCTTTAATGGATGAAATTcattctattttgtttttgtttttaagcCATGGGTTTTacttaattttcaatatatagtatTTAAAGTACTTACGTGGAATATTTTTGTATCATAAACACTTCTGCTTATTGTTGTTTTAACCCTTGTCAAACAAATGTAATTCTTTTAGTGCATCTTTGGATTGGCAATGAGTTTGGCTGAATCACGAAATGCCACTGTGCTGTTAGTAAAAGCTACACTTTagagcttcaacaaaatcacagtGCCACTACGATTTTGCTAAATtcaccatcaatccaaacatgcacttaGTTTCTATTACCAGCAAAATTGTCGTTCTACCTGTCCAAGAAATAGGGGAGTTGGAGACATTTAATAGTACTTGTTTTAGTTTTGAAACTAACTTATCATGTTAATTTTGTGACAGCTGCTTAGTTTCTTCTTATATGTTGACAGAAACAGTTTCTTTCCCTAGTACATAAAAGCATGACTTGTGACTTGTGAATCATGTATCTTTCCTAATTGCGTTTCTGCCCAAGTAGGTAGTAGATGCCAAAAATCTTCGCTTCCAGCTCAAGGAGCACCGTGGCTCATCTTCGTTTCCTGAAGCATATTTTCAGATAGCATTTGCGGTAATTGTTTAGTATATTAACTGGATTTCAATTATTGATTCTTATGGATAGCGTTGCTTTCCTTTCTCATTTAATAGTTGTCATATTTTTGTATAATCgaagataagaaaaaaaattgcgaTATATATAACACTAAAAACTATATTTCACCAACATGACCTTATATGTTGATTATTTCGGTCAAGTACTAGAATAGTACAACTGTTAAAGGTACCATAATACTAACAATATTTCTTAATGAGAGTTTCACATAGTAGAATTGCATACCGAAGAGCTAATTATTTTGCTACTTGTTTCAGGACATTGTAATACTTAACAAGGTTGATTTAGTATCTGCAGAAGGCTCTGGAGCTCTAGAAGAACTTGAGGAGGAAATCCATACTATTAACTCACTCGTAGAGATAGTTCATTCTGTCAGATGTCAAGTTGACTTATCTAAGATATTGAACCGCCATGCTTACGATACTGCAGTAagttatatgtatttttgttctTCATCCATAGTCTTTTCTTCCCACCTTCATGACCACAATTTACCTTTGCTGCCTCTCTTTTCAGCATGCCACACATTTAGAGGCATTGTTAGAAGAAAGTCGTTCCTTGTCTACTAAAACGCTTCATGATAGTGGCGTTAGAACCATATGCATTAGTGAGACAGGAACAGTTGATCTTGAAAAGGTAGGTTTTCAAATTTGGTTCATGATGTTACTATAAATCACATGATTCACATTATATATAAATCACTTGAAGTTTCTCTTTTTTGTATAGCTTCTAATCAAGTATCTGCTTTTTCTTCACTTATATATCTCAGTCTATCATTCTATCGTTTGTTTTTGTAACGTCTAGCAGTGAatgttttgttcttttattgaattcatttttacaaaattaaatctTTCGGATACACCCTTTTTGCTCTCgacttatatttatataatgttTATACCATGGCAGACTCGTTTATGGCTAGAGGAGATTCTTTGGGAGAAGAAATATGATATGGATGTATACCGTTGCAAAGGAGTCTTAAGTGTTCAAAACTCTGATCAATTGCATACTTTGCAGGTAAATGTAAATTCTTCTTAACATAATTACAATTTTCCTAAAATAATTGCATGCTACCAGAATGTTCTTCTGTACCAAAGCAGGTATATGATCCATCTTCACCTGTGATTAGGCATGTAAAACGTGTTCATTTGCATTGGCTCCACTCTTAACTGTTTGAAAAGATATTTAATGTACTACATATAAGACAACACATTCATAGTTTAACAATCTTGACAAGTAAACTTTGTTACATTGCCAACTAACAAGTTATGGTTCTTTCTACACGCAGTCCCTAGATTGTAGATTCTAGAGAAATTAACTCATTTCTTGGTCTGGTACTGATGTATGTTGATTTTAATTTGGCATtgtataagaaaaaattcaactCTATTGCTAGTTTCTGGATATTCATATTTGAGCTGGAAAAAAGGTCCCTATTCATCTCTAATTAAAGAAATATGAACAGTATGCTATATAAGAGAAAACAATGTAAGAACTAAATTCATCATCCCTATTAATTGATTGAGCATGAGATGTTCGTAAAATTTTTGGCATGGTAGCATTTGTGTTACTTTATATCAAGTGAGACTGTGAGATCATGAGTTGGCAAGTGAAGCTAATCTAACCATGTGAAGTTCAAGATTGAATGACTATCCATGTAAGACTAAACGGTCAAGATTAGCTTGTGTTGactgttgaaacttgaaagtccACATTGAATGTGTTATGGTTTGAAAAAATGTTTATAAGTAGGAGGCATATCtcaatttaaaaaaagttgGTTTTGTATAGTTGAATTAGGCTTAACttaaattctaagatggtattagaATATACTAATATTCACTGAGCCACCTGTTAATTGGTCTCTCGGGTCACATACAAATGTTCAGAGTTTGGCGTGAGATAAGTGTGTTGATAGTCTCATACTAGATGTAGTATTACTTGAAAAAATGTTTATAAGCGGGAGACATCCCTTATTTGAAAACCAGTTTTGTAGGGTTGTGTTTGACGAACCCAAAATTCCAAGAGCTCgttacactaaaaaaatattatgggAGATGGATAACAGTCTCATGTAAAATCAACCGAGACCATCTATGTGTAGTAGTCTCTTCTCTCATTCACCTGCCTCTTGCTAATGTTGTGGTTTATTGTTActtctatatattttgattgaaaTGCATGTTGTACATTAAAATAACGTTGTTTGATGAAAtattatttagttttaaatCATTTGATATTTGGTATACTCAATTTTAGTACATTAAAATAGTGAAATAGATgcataatttctttttattgaaaaGTAGTaagggtttaaaaaaaaattcgacAAAGTAAgggtttaaatttaaaatcattttctgGTGAAAACCTTGTAGGCTGTGAGGGAACTATATGAGATTGTTCCCGCTCGCAAGTGGAAGAAGGAAGAATACAAGATCAATAAGATAGTATTCATAGGTAACTAGCTGAGCTTTCTCTTTTGTAAGCATAAATTCAAATATTCTTCATCTTGTTAATATGTTTATTTTCTATTAACAGGTCATAATTTGAAAGAAGAAGTTCTAATTAATTCCTTGAGAGCTCTTGCAACCTCTTAGGCTGTTGTATTTGTTTCCTTGTGTAAAGACTAAATAGTTAGGTAGTTAATGATTAGTTGATGATTTTGAGATCAATCATATTAGTGTGTTAAGTCTCGAACCTTTTTTAAGAGACAAGCAAATGTAGCGACCCATACTCTTGCTTGCTAGGGAGGCTACATCCTAGTTTGTACCTACGTTTTGAAGTCGGTACCTACTTATATAGGTGAAATTATTGCGATTGAAatgtaataaatttattttagtaaaaaaaaaacttagctGTTGACAACACTGTCTCAAAGGCAATgtgataactttttttaatcaaaaatatatcttattCCGTTACATTCAAAGTAAGAGAAAATGCAATGAGGTAGAGTATGGAAAAGAGTAATGATATATTGACACAAAAAATTTGACAACATATGGACAGCGTATAAATGGAGGGGTCCTCTGCAGCGATTTCTCTCCGTGTTGTTTTCTTTGCTAATCTCAGCCACTTGATGAATCCAATGGCTAAGTGAAAAAGGTATGGGAAAATGTCAGGAACTTGCGAGGATGATGGatgtaaaaatagtgttttctAGTGCATGAGGTCCTTCCTACTCAAGAATGAAATGTTGACTTTTGTGTCGGAGGAGGTTGGAGGGGAACCTCAAGGCAAAGAAGAGTTTGTTGAGAAACTCTCGTTCACTGTGGCAGCAAGGGAGGCAAAGTATACCAGTTTGATGGCAAAGGGTTTATCGGAGGAGGGGACAAAGTGCTTCTCAAGATACAAATATTGAAAGGAAGGTGAAAAAGTGGTGAAGCCAAATGAAATGGGGAGACGGTGTAAAGTCACCTTTACACACTCAACCAATCAAAAGTCATGTTTTTGCCATGTCATTTTTAGTagagtttttaaatttttgtggagttgactgcacaaattcTAATGTTACATTACTATTTTTGCTTCTTTAAACAGTGGCCTCAGGGCACTAATTAGTATTTTCCAATTTTCAAATAGTGGTATGATGTgtcaaaattgtgaattttgattGGTTGTCCATGTAAACTGTCTTTAGACTGTCTGCTTATCATctttaaaccattttttttgtccatttagAAAGTAAATATGCTTTGCATtcactttgtttgtttgagagaGTTTTGCATTCAATAAAAGTAGATAGCAATAAAGTAAAGGACCAAAAAGTAAAGAGCAATAAATTAAATAGCGTGTGTGTGTGCACACGGGGTGTGTGTGGTTAAGTGTTTCGAATACCTCCCTTACTCCTACTTGGTAAGTGGCGTTATATTATACCTCATTACTAGTTATAAGCTACcgaattaatttctattaaaataagtCTAGTATTACTATACTTATTTCTATTGCAATCTGACTTAGGTCGAACCAATTAAGCGTTGATAGGTTTAGCCTTCGTTATTTCGTATCATTACCTTTAATGGGTCCAGCCTCTAAAGAGTGCGTCCTAACCTTTTGAAGTTCAgaatttaacaagttctctacCCTCACTCGATTTCCTAATATCATTGCAGAATTTAACTACGTGTGATTCTTAATCCTGCCCCCGTACcgtcagatactgaatttaacgGTCTCATATTGGTAGGATGAAATGTCTTTTTGGTATGGCCTATTAATTCTGTTGTCACAGGATCAACTAATTTCCTCTAGGTTCATTCaattaatgtgatcaatattaagaatgaataattaaatcaaagacaaatatagaaaataacttAATAACAATTAAGCATAAACTTTATCGAATCAGGGTTACATGTCTCAAGCAGGGCCGTCTCCGACAATTTGGAGGCCTCAagctaataataaaaatggaccccaaataaaaatttaaaaaattataaaaagaacattatatatttaaatcgtaaataacattaaaaaacagTCATTATAATATGGGATGAGTAGTTAAACTGgttgtaatatttttatttggttacaAGAGAGAACAACTGATTGTAATATATTAACAACTAACGATttcccattaaaaaaaatagtcaatatatttattatgaattgacctgaaataaaataaaataaatgtcacGGGTGGGATTTGAACCCACCAACTCCTCCAACTCTCAAACATTTGGACAGTTGCTGACCACTAGGCCAATAGGCAATTCATGATCTTCAATGTCCGAAAAAGTACTTAAAGCAACAATTAAAATTATGGGCTTGAAAAAATTTTTGAGGCCCCATATTTTTGGAGGTCATGGGCTGGAGGTCTGGTTGCCTTGGCCCAAAACCGGGTCTGGTCTCAAGCATTCATAAAGGAAAtcatctactcgacctaacctaggaaaaataaattacaaagacaataaaagaaaagaaccttattgccttggagttccttgaccctctttgcctcctccttagagttctcctaactcttgcTTGAATATTGAGTAACTctcaatattttggaatgaataatagtggaggaggagaactctatttatagtttttcagctggatTTGGGATTTTTCTGCGCACCCATCGTATTCATCGTAGCCACGATAacgtgtaattttgcctcaaCGTGGCCatgatggatcatatcgtggtacaaTGAAAGATTTCCTCCAGATCATATCGTGGCCATTGACTATATTATGCAATGGTTGATGCAGAAGAATGTTTGCCCAATAGTTGTATTCTTACATATTGGACCAACATTATTCTGCATAAACCATTGCATGGTACAGTCCATAAAATACAAGTGCATACAATTTATCCTCTCAATTCGCTCTCCATCATAAGTTTGTAAGGATGGGGAACGAATTGGAAGAATAAATTGTATGCACACATATCACATTGACTATATCATGCAATGGTTGATGCAGAAGAATGTTTGCCCAATAGTTGTATGCTTACATATTGGACAAACATTCTTCTGCATAAACCATTGCATGATACAGTCCATATAATACATGTGCATACAATTTATCCTCTCAATTCACTCTCCATCATAAATCAATAAGGATGGGAAACGAATTGGAAGAATAAATTGTATGCACACATATCACATTGACTATATCATGCAATGGTTGATGTAGAAGAATGTTAGCCCAATAGTTGTATTTTTACATATTTGACCAACATTCTTCTGCATAAGTCATTGCATGGTACAGTCCATATAATACACGTGCATACAATTTATCCGCTCAAATTACTCTCCATCATAAGTCTATAAGGATGGGGAGCGAATCAGAAGAATAAATTGTATGCACACATATCACATTGACTATATCATGCAATGGTTGATGCAGAAGAATGTTTGCCCAATAGTTGTATTTTTACATATTGGATAAACATTCTTCTGCATAAACCATTGCACGATACAGTCCATATATTAGAAATGAGTATcgagcctaactcaaccctacaaaaccggcttttaaggcgaggattgcctctagtatataaacacttattcaggtcatctctcaatcgatatgagacttcttaacatgaTCGTATAAAATTGTTTTATGTCGTCAATAAATCTccgttaatttttttacaaggaagctaaataaaaaacaattatttaacACCATCCATCTATACATCTTCATTactaatttcataaaatattttattatatttaataactccgttcaaaaatttgttttaaaaaaaaaactctgtccaaaaataaaagtgtaaaattattttgcacttgtctaatttacttaaaaaaaaaaaacaaaaaaacagcaTCGTAGGTCGTATAAAAGTAAGTATTACTATTACAGATAAGCAATGTTGtttgtttctctctctctcccacTCGCTGTTGGTACCGATCACGATTTGCGCGCTTCTTCTTTCAAACAATTAGATCCAACGGTTGAGATTTCAGTCTTCCTTTGACCCCTGCAACAAGCTCGATATTCCAACCACTATATAACCACTTCACCCTTCTCTTCCATCTCTCTCGCATCATCATCACATCCCATTTCTTCTTTCAGTTTTTCTCTCATCTCTCTCtgaaacaacaacatcaacaccaaCAATGTCCGctgaaaaagagagagagaccCAAGTTTACTTGGCCAAGCTTTCTGAACAGGCTGAAAGATATGAAggttatgcttttaatttcattattttttatcttttttgttgtttttaaattAGGTTTGTGTTTTTTATGCTGACATTGTTCTAGATCTGTTTTCTGTTGTGATTTGGAATTTGGattgttatttttgtttggtTGAGTTTGAAATGTGTGTTGAGAtttaaaagatttgatttttagaTTTGGGTATTTATCATTGTTTATGGATCAGATATATTTTAGGTTTGATAAATTTTCCTGTAGTTACCCTTTTTCTTAAGTtgggtggttttttttttttttttgcttatagattgatttgaattttttttaattaaattatattaaacatGTAATTGTTTATTGTTGTGTCATTATGTTGGATTTTGGTGTTACTTGTTCGATTTGATGCTTAGATAGAGAACAAAATTGGATCTTCTAGATTGAGCAATTTGGTAAAATAGGTAATCTCAAATGTTGATAAGAAATTTAACAGTTAATTTTATGTATGTACTGGAACATTTACTTTTGATTTATCTTCGACATTGGGATTATTTACTTTACCTTATAAAGTGGATTGTTAAATGTTATGAAGCTAAACTCAACAGAAAAATATGAATGGGATTGTGCTTGAAAACAGAAATTACTTACCAAAGTGCTGTTATGGACCCAAATTGGCCACTCTACcataaattaataaacttgtgtttttatttctttcactcACCTTTTGAGTCTCAAATTTGTGCCTAATCTGGCGatgattaatttgttaaaagTTTTGTTCTGTTCAGTGTTTTTTTCTGATTAAGGACCGGGGTTATGTAAGTTTGAGTTACACTCAAATCAGAATGTACATTTTGTATGAACTTAATTGTTGTGTAATGCACAGTGCCTGCGAGTAATTACATGTTGGAAactgtttataattttcaaacaATGTTGCCAACCATTCtgaaaatttgtattcattatGCAGAAATGGTCGAATGTATGAAGAAAGTGGCAAAACTTGATGTTGAACTAACTGTGGAAGAGAGGAACCTCCTCTCGGTTGGATATAAAAATGTCATTGGTGCACGAAGAGCCTCATGGCGCATTATGTCATCAATTGAGCAGAAGGAAGAGTCCAAGGGTAATGAGCACAATGTTAAACTGATCAAGAGTTACTGCCAAAAGGTTGAGGAGGAACTCTCCAAAATCTGCGGTGACATTCTGACTATTATAGACCAGCATTTGGTTCCTTCCTCCACCTCAGCCGAAGCTAATGTTTTCTACCATAAGATGTGAGTCATGTTGCCACGCTGCTTCAGTGCTACTTGATTTATtgtttaaaatcatttttttttccttttggcCATTAGCTTTATCTCCgtatttttttatggaatgCTTTCTTCCTTTTAGTAGATATAAATATAAGTCTTTTTGGATTTAAATTGATACCATTACAGATCTAACATAGAATCTGTAtgactaattatttttttactgagTGCCCTATTCCTGATTAATTCTCGCCTCTACAGAGAGTCCTGCTATGAACAAGTCATTAAAGTTGTGTGTTTATATTCTGTTGAAGTTTAGAGTTTCAGATAAAGAGGGAAGTCAAAAATAGACTTTGAGTTGTAATTAATTATCGATATGATATGAATACCGTACAAAAATACTAAACACTATCCCTTGTTTACTAAACTCCTTattataatcaaataattatGACAAGAACTAAGTCCTTGAAGGAGTAGCCTAGTGGTTTGGGTTGAGACACCGAAGGACTTATACACATGAGAAAAATGGTTCAGTCCCTGCTATTAACATTTCCCTGTCTCCCTAACAAACTAATTATTAACATTTGcctattataaaaataaaaactaaaaaatatgaaaatggaCTTAAATGTTAGTTTAAGATACTCGAAGATAATATCGAGAtagtataaaatatttcatatttAACATATCCACTCAAGCTTATGTGATACGACATCACTTACTGGCTCACGCATACTTTTGCTCTCTATATCCCTGATTTCCTTACGCTTCTTTTGATGCAGGAAAGGTGATTACTTCCGGTATCTTGCTGAGTTCAAGACTGACCAAGAGAGGAAAGAGGCTGCCGAGCAGTCACTGAAAGGATATGAGGTGCGTTTAATCT
It contains:
- the LOC123908532 gene encoding COBW domain-containing protein 1; its protein translation is MEHEEEEEPPLAVQIQSHDDESISQQSSVGVTLITGYLGAGKSTLVNHILNSQHGKRIAVILNEFGEEIGVERALINEGEGGAVVEEWVELANGCICCTVKHSLVQALEQLVQRKERLDHILLETTGLANPAPLASILWLDEQLESDVKLDSIVTVVDAKNLRFQLKEHRGSSSFPEAYFQIAFADIVILNKVDLVSAEGSGALEELEEEIHTINSLVEIVHSVRCQVDLSKILNRHAYDTAHATHLEALLEESRSLSTKTLHDSGVRTICISETGTVDLEKTRLWLEEILWEKKYDMDVYRCKGVLSVQNSDQLHTLQAVRELYEIVPARKWKKEEYKINKIVFIGHNLKEEVLINSLRALATS
- the LOC123909407 gene encoding 14-3-3-like protein GF14 iota — translated: MSAEKERETQVYLAKLSEQAERYEEMVECMKKVAKLDVELTVEERNLLSVGYKNVIGARRASWRIMSSIEQKEESKGNEHNVKLIKSYCQKVEEELSKICGDILTIIDQHLVPSSTSAEANVFYHKMKGDYFRYLAEFKTDQERKEAAEQSLKGYEAASATANTDLPSTHPIRLGLALNFSVFYYEIMNSPERACHLAKQAFDEAIAELDTLSEESYKDSTLIMQLLRDNLTLWTSDLPEDGGEDNVKAEEAKPAEPEH